A stretch of Chroicocephalus ridibundus chromosome 24, bChrRid1.1, whole genome shotgun sequence DNA encodes these proteins:
- the FMNL3 gene encoding formin-like protein 3 isoform X5, whose product MGNVESADGEALPRGPGAAAAPGGPGLLGPGKMPMPEPCELEERFALVLSSMNLPPDKARLLRQYDNEKKWDLICDQERFQVKSPPHTYIQKLRSFLEPGVTRKKFRRRVQESTKVLRELEISLRTNHIGWVREFLNDENKGLDVLVNYLSFAQCAVIYGTLPSRRALKNSRLVSQKDDVHLCIMCLRAIMNYQYGFNLVMSHPHAVNEIALSLNNKNPRTKALVLELLAAVCLVRGGHEIILAAFDNFKEVCKEKHRFERLMDYFRNEDSSIDFMVACMQFINIVVHSVEDMNFRVHLQYEFTKLGLEEFLQKSRHTESEKLQVQIQAYLDNVFDVGGLLEDAETKNVALEKVEELEEHLSHLTEKLLDLENENMMRVAELEKQLLQREKELEVVKETYEHTSHQVHTLRRMIKEKDEAFRRRYGSEPPPVPGGEPPPQPEPQPLEEALRLPVLPPVEAAPPPPPPPPPLPPPAPPLPGKCPPAPPLPGASPSIALTVGLSAIRIKKPIKTKFRLPVFNWTALKPNQISGTVFSELDDERVLEDLDLERFEELFKTKAQGPALDLVCAKNKASQKAASKVTLLEANRAKNLAITLRKAGRSAEEICRAIHTFDLATLPVDFVECLMRFLPTEAEAKALRQYERERKPLEELADEDRFMLQFSKVERLPQRMAIMAFLGNFAENLQMLTPQLNAIIAASASVKSSQKLKHMLEIILALGNYMNSSKRGAVYGFKLQSLDLLLDTKSTDRKMTLLHFIALTVREKYPELATFWQELHFVEKAAAVSLENVLLDVKELGRGMELLRRECGLHDNSVLRAFLAGSEGKLERLQKDARTAEDAYNTVVRYFGESPKTTPPSVFFPVFVRFIRSYKDAEQENEMRKKQEEVMREKLLAQEAKKQEKRNKWQQQELIAELRRRQAKDHRPVYEGKDGTIEDIITALKSVPFTARTAKRGSRFFCDPSHHDESNC is encoded by the exons ATGGGGAACGTGGAGAGCGCGGACGGGGAGGCGCTGCCCCGGggcccgggagcggcggcggccccgggggggcccggGCTGCTCGGGCCGGGCAAGATGCCGATGCCGGAGCCCTGCGAGCTGGAGGAACGCTTCGCCCTGGTGCTG AGCTCTATGAACCTGCCCCCGGACAAAGCCCGGCTCCTGCGCCAGTACGACAACGAGAAGAAGTGGGACCTCATCTGTGACCAG GAGCGGTTCCAGGTGAAGAGCCCCCCCCACACCTACATCCAGAAACTGCGCAGCTTCCTGGAGCCGGGTGTCACACGaaag AAGTTCCGGAGGAGGGTGCAGGAGTCGACCAAGGTCCTACGTGAGCTAGAGATCAGCCTGAGGACGAACCACATCGG GTGGGTGCGCGAGTTCCTCAACGATGAGAACAAGGGGCTGGACGTGCTGGTGAACTACCTGTCCTTCGCCCAGTGCGCCGTCAT TTACGGCACGCTGCCGAGCCGCAGGGCGCTGAAGAACTCGCGGCTGGTGAGCCAGAAGGACGACGTCCACCTCTGCATCATGTGTCTCCGGGCCATCATGAACTACCAG TACGGCTTCAACCTGGTCATGTCCCACCCCCACGCCGTCAACGAGATCGCCCTGAGCCTCAATAACAAGAACCCGAG gacGAAGGCgctggtgctggagctgctggcggCCGTCTGCCTGGTGCGGGGCGGCCACGAGATCATCCTCGCTGCCTTCGACAACTTCAAGGAG GTCTGCAAGGAGAAGCACCGCTTCGAGCGGCTGATGGACTATTTCCGCAATGAGGACAGCAGCATCGACTTCATG GTCGCCTGCATGCAGTTCATCAACATCGTGGTGCACTCGGTGGAGGACATGAACTTCCGTGTCCATCTCCAGTACGAGTTCACcaagctggggctggaggagttCCTGCAG AAGTCGAGGCACACGGAGAGCGAGAAGCTGCAGGTGCAGATCCAGGCGTACCTGGACAACGTCTTCGACgtgggggggctgctggaggacGCTGAGACCAAGAacgtggccctggagaaggtggaggagctggaggagcatcTGTCCCAC CTGACGGAGAAGCTGCTGGACCTGGAGAACGAGAACATGAtgcgggtggcagagctggagaagcagctgctgcagcgggagaaggagctggaggtggTGAAG GAGACCTACGAGCACACGAGCCACCAGGTCCACACGCTGCGGCGGATGATCAAGGAGAAGGACGAGGCTTTCCGGCGGCGCTACGGCTCTGAGCCGCCCCCCGTGCCGGGCGgcgagccccctccccagcctgagccccagcccctggAGGAGGCCCTGCGGCTCCCTGTCCTGCCCCCCGTGGAGGctgcaccccccccgccccccccgccgccccccctgcccccccccgcgcccccgctccCAG gcaagtgccccccagccccgccgctgccgggggctTCGCCCTCCATCGCCCTCACCGTCGGGCTCTCGG CCATCCGCATCAAGAAGCCCATCAAGACCAAGTTCCGCCTGCCCGTCTTCAACTGGACGGCCCTGAAGCCCAACCAGATCAGCGGGACAGTGTTCAGCGAGCTGGATGACGAGCGGGTGCTGGAG GACCTGGACCTGGAGCGTTTCGAGGAGCTCTTCAAGACCAAGGCGCAGGGGCCGGCCCTCGACCTCGTCTGCGCCAAGAACAAGGCGTCGCAGAAGGCGGCCAGCAAGGTGACGCTGCTGGAGGCCAACCGGGCCAAGAACCTGGCCATCACCCTGCGCAAGGCGGGCCGCAGCGCCGAGGAGATCTGCAGGGCCATCCACAC GTTCGACCTGGCGACGTTGCCGGTGGATTTCGTGGAGTGCCTGATGCGGTTCCTGCCGACGGAGGCGGAGGCGAAGGCGCTGCGGCAGTACGAGCGGGAGCGCAAACCGCTGGAGGAGCTGGCGGACGAGGACCGCTTCATGCTGCAGTTCAGCAAGGTGGAGCGGCTGCCCCAGCGCATGGCCATCATGGCCTTCCTCGGCAACTTCGCCGAGAACCTCCAGATGCTGACACCG CAGCTCAATGCCATCATCGCGGCCTCGGCTTCCGTCAAGTCTTCCCAGAAGCTGAAGCACATGTTGGAG atCATCTTGGCGTTGGGCAACTACATGAACAGCAGCAAACGCGGGGCCGTCTACGGCTTCAAACTGCAGAGCCTGGACCTG CTCCTGGACACCAAATCGACGGACAGAAAGATGACGCTGCTGCATTTCATCGCGCTGACGGTGCGGGAGAAGTACCCGGAGCTGGCAAccttctggcaggagctgcacttcgtggagaaggcagccgcag TGTCCCTGGAGAATGTGCTGCTGGACGTGAAGGAGCTGGGCCGGGGGATGGAGCTGCTGCGGCGGGAGTGTGGGCTGCACGACAACAGCGTCCTACGCGCCTTCCTGGCCGGCAGCGAGGGCAAGCTGGAGCGGCTGCAGAAGGACGCGCGGACGGCCGAG GACGCCTACAACACCGTGGTGCGGTATTTTGGCGAGAGCCCCAAGACCACCCCCCCGTCCGTCTTCTTCCCAGTCTTCGTCCGGTTCATCCGCTCCTACAAG GACGCGGAGCAGGAGAACGAGATGCggaagaagcaggaggaggtGATGCGGGAGAAGCTGCTGGCACAGGAGGCgaagaagcaggagaag CGGAAcaagtggcagcagcaggagctgatcGCGGAGCTGCGGCGGCGCCAGGCCAAGGACCATCGCCCCGTCTACGAGGGCAAGGACGGCACCATCGAGGACATCATCACCG cgctgaagagcgTCCCCTTCACGGCCCGCACCGCCAAGCGGGGCTCGCGGTTCTTCTGCGACCCGTCCCACCACGACGAGTCCAACTGTTAG
- the FMNL3 gene encoding formin-like protein 3 isoform X2, whose product MGNVESADGEALPRGPGAAAAPGGPGLLGPGKMPMPEPCELEERFALVLSSMNLPPDKARLLRQYDNEKKWDLICDQERFQVKSPPHTYIQKLRSFLEPGVTRKFRRRVQESTKVLRELEISLRTNHIGWVREFLNDENKGLDVLVNYLSFAQCAVMLDFEGLEGGEDGALEKLRTWSRSIEDLQHPSALPAPFASSLARSARQTALRYGTLPSRRALKNSRLVSQKDDVHLCIMCLRAIMNYQYGFNLVMSHPHAVNEIALSLNNKNPRTKALVLELLAAVCLVRGGHEIILAAFDNFKEVCKEKHRFERLMDYFRNEDSSIDFMVACMQFINIVVHSVEDMNFRVHLQYEFTKLGLEEFLQKSRHTESEKLQVQIQAYLDNVFDVGGLLEDAETKNVALEKVEELEEHLSHLTEKLLDLENENMMRVAELEKQLLQREKELEVVKETYEHTSHQVHTLRRMIKEKDEAFRRRYGSEPPPVPGGEPPPQPEPQPLEEALRLPVLPPVEAAPPPPPPPPPLPPPAPPLPGKCPPAPPLPGASPSIALTVGLSAIRIKKPIKTKFRLPVFNWTALKPNQISGTVFSELDDERVLEDLDLERFEELFKTKAQGPALDLVCAKNKASQKAASKVTLLEANRAKNLAITLRKAGRSAEEICRAIHTFDLATLPVDFVECLMRFLPTEAEAKALRQYERERKPLEELADEDRFMLQFSKVERLPQRMAIMAFLGNFAENLQMLTPQLNAIIAASASVKSSQKLKHMLEIILALGNYMNSSKRGAVYGFKLQSLDLLLDTKSTDRKMTLLHFIALTVREKYPELATFWQELHFVEKAAAVSLENVLLDVKELGRGMELLRRECGLHDNSVLRAFLAGSEGKLERLQKDARTAEDAYNTVVRYFGESPKTTPPSVFFPVFVRFIRSYKDAEQENEMRKKQEEVMREKLLAQEAKKQEKRNKWQQQELIAELRRRQAKDHRPVYEGKDGTIEDIITALKSVPFTARTAKRGSRFFCDPSHHDESNC is encoded by the exons ATGGGGAACGTGGAGAGCGCGGACGGGGAGGCGCTGCCCCGGggcccgggagcggcggcggccccgggggggcccggGCTGCTCGGGCCGGGCAAGATGCCGATGCCGGAGCCCTGCGAGCTGGAGGAACGCTTCGCCCTGGTGCTG AGCTCTATGAACCTGCCCCCGGACAAAGCCCGGCTCCTGCGCCAGTACGACAACGAGAAGAAGTGGGACCTCATCTGTGACCAG GAGCGGTTCCAGGTGAAGAGCCCCCCCCACACCTACATCCAGAAACTGCGCAGCTTCCTGGAGCCGGGTGTCACACGaaag TTCCGGAGGAGGGTGCAGGAGTCGACCAAGGTCCTACGTGAGCTAGAGATCAGCCTGAGGACGAACCACATCGG GTGGGTGCGCGAGTTCCTCAACGATGAGAACAAGGGGCTGGACGTGCTGGTGAACTACCTGTCCTTCGCCCAGTGCGCCGTCAT GTTGGATTTTGAGGGCCTGGAAGGCGGCGAGGACGGCGCGCTGGAGAAGCTGCGCACCTGGAGCAGGTCCATCGAGGATCTGCAGCACCCCAGCGCCCTGCCCGCCCCCTTCGCCAGCAGCCTGGCCCGCTCTGCCCGCCAGACCGCCCTACG TTACGGCACGCTGCCGAGCCGCAGGGCGCTGAAGAACTCGCGGCTGGTGAGCCAGAAGGACGACGTCCACCTCTGCATCATGTGTCTCCGGGCCATCATGAACTACCAG TACGGCTTCAACCTGGTCATGTCCCACCCCCACGCCGTCAACGAGATCGCCCTGAGCCTCAATAACAAGAACCCGAG gacGAAGGCgctggtgctggagctgctggcggCCGTCTGCCTGGTGCGGGGCGGCCACGAGATCATCCTCGCTGCCTTCGACAACTTCAAGGAG GTCTGCAAGGAGAAGCACCGCTTCGAGCGGCTGATGGACTATTTCCGCAATGAGGACAGCAGCATCGACTTCATG GTCGCCTGCATGCAGTTCATCAACATCGTGGTGCACTCGGTGGAGGACATGAACTTCCGTGTCCATCTCCAGTACGAGTTCACcaagctggggctggaggagttCCTGCAG AAGTCGAGGCACACGGAGAGCGAGAAGCTGCAGGTGCAGATCCAGGCGTACCTGGACAACGTCTTCGACgtgggggggctgctggaggacGCTGAGACCAAGAacgtggccctggagaaggtggaggagctggaggagcatcTGTCCCAC CTGACGGAGAAGCTGCTGGACCTGGAGAACGAGAACATGAtgcgggtggcagagctggagaagcagctgctgcagcgggagaaggagctggaggtggTGAAG GAGACCTACGAGCACACGAGCCACCAGGTCCACACGCTGCGGCGGATGATCAAGGAGAAGGACGAGGCTTTCCGGCGGCGCTACGGCTCTGAGCCGCCCCCCGTGCCGGGCGgcgagccccctccccagcctgagccccagcccctggAGGAGGCCCTGCGGCTCCCTGTCCTGCCCCCCGTGGAGGctgcaccccccccgccccccccgccgccccccctgcccccccccgcgcccccgctccCAG gcaagtgccccccagccccgccgctgccgggggctTCGCCCTCCATCGCCCTCACCGTCGGGCTCTCGG CCATCCGCATCAAGAAGCCCATCAAGACCAAGTTCCGCCTGCCCGTCTTCAACTGGACGGCCCTGAAGCCCAACCAGATCAGCGGGACAGTGTTCAGCGAGCTGGATGACGAGCGGGTGCTGGAG GACCTGGACCTGGAGCGTTTCGAGGAGCTCTTCAAGACCAAGGCGCAGGGGCCGGCCCTCGACCTCGTCTGCGCCAAGAACAAGGCGTCGCAGAAGGCGGCCAGCAAGGTGACGCTGCTGGAGGCCAACCGGGCCAAGAACCTGGCCATCACCCTGCGCAAGGCGGGCCGCAGCGCCGAGGAGATCTGCAGGGCCATCCACAC GTTCGACCTGGCGACGTTGCCGGTGGATTTCGTGGAGTGCCTGATGCGGTTCCTGCCGACGGAGGCGGAGGCGAAGGCGCTGCGGCAGTACGAGCGGGAGCGCAAACCGCTGGAGGAGCTGGCGGACGAGGACCGCTTCATGCTGCAGTTCAGCAAGGTGGAGCGGCTGCCCCAGCGCATGGCCATCATGGCCTTCCTCGGCAACTTCGCCGAGAACCTCCAGATGCTGACACCG CAGCTCAATGCCATCATCGCGGCCTCGGCTTCCGTCAAGTCTTCCCAGAAGCTGAAGCACATGTTGGAG atCATCTTGGCGTTGGGCAACTACATGAACAGCAGCAAACGCGGGGCCGTCTACGGCTTCAAACTGCAGAGCCTGGACCTG CTCCTGGACACCAAATCGACGGACAGAAAGATGACGCTGCTGCATTTCATCGCGCTGACGGTGCGGGAGAAGTACCCGGAGCTGGCAAccttctggcaggagctgcacttcgtggagaaggcagccgcag TGTCCCTGGAGAATGTGCTGCTGGACGTGAAGGAGCTGGGCCGGGGGATGGAGCTGCTGCGGCGGGAGTGTGGGCTGCACGACAACAGCGTCCTACGCGCCTTCCTGGCCGGCAGCGAGGGCAAGCTGGAGCGGCTGCAGAAGGACGCGCGGACGGCCGAG GACGCCTACAACACCGTGGTGCGGTATTTTGGCGAGAGCCCCAAGACCACCCCCCCGTCCGTCTTCTTCCCAGTCTTCGTCCGGTTCATCCGCTCCTACAAG GACGCGGAGCAGGAGAACGAGATGCggaagaagcaggaggaggtGATGCGGGAGAAGCTGCTGGCACAGGAGGCgaagaagcaggagaag CGGAAcaagtggcagcagcaggagctgatcGCGGAGCTGCGGCGGCGCCAGGCCAAGGACCATCGCCCCGTCTACGAGGGCAAGGACGGCACCATCGAGGACATCATCACCG cgctgaagagcgTCCCCTTCACGGCCCGCACCGCCAAGCGGGGCTCGCGGTTCTTCTGCGACCCGTCCCACCACGACGAGTCCAACTGTTAG